A single genomic interval of Mangifera indica cultivar Alphonso chromosome 5, CATAS_Mindica_2.1, whole genome shotgun sequence harbors:
- the LOC123216213 gene encoding disease resistance protein Pik-1-like has product MKQKVVIKVTSMNGEKSRCKAMQLVVGNFGVESAALKGDDKTQIEVTGDGVDAVNLTRLLRKKMGYAEIVTLGPMKEESKAKEKESPETWPYHGVAPQYVYTGPPPYDPDYNPCSIL; this is encoded by the exons ATGAAg CAAAAGGTGGTGATTAAGGTGACTTCAATGAACGGAGAAAAGTCACGCTGCAAGGCCATGCAACTTGTAGTGGGGAATTTCGGTGTGGAGTCAGCGGCTTTAAAAGGAGATGACAAGACTCAGATAGAGGTAACTGGAGACGGGGTGGACGCTGTTAATCTTACAAGGTTGTTAAGAAAGAAGATGGGCTATGCAGAGATTGTGACCCTTGGCCCtatgaaagaagaaagcaaAGCGAAAGAAAAAGAGAGCCCCGAGACATGGCCTTATCATGGCGTTGCGCCTCAATACGTGTATACTGGTCCCCCGCCATATGACCCTGACTATAATCCTTGCTCCATCTTGTGA